The following proteins are encoded in a genomic region of Amblyraja radiata isolate CabotCenter1 chromosome 19, sAmbRad1.1.pri, whole genome shotgun sequence:
- the etv6 gene encoding transcription factor ETV6 isoform X2, which produces MSEAFAQRHIKERNAYTPPVSPVPPFPSSVHGAASECRRMADGSHALPAHLRLQPVFWSRLDVGQWLKWAEQEYSLRPMDCDMFEMNGKALCLLTKEDFRYRCPHSGDVLYELLHHILKQRGSPVWYPPFLQPGNTSHNPPGVILHNHLETAGVVHRNLRPLEHISLRSQSSVEPSQRLLQSPARNNHRPSPKTDQESLHGLLPPMDRNQTPRSQVENMHGSPPDMEQRLSISPVDENHCPLGNEQILHPQHADGSPQDNSRIVQLISTSMMNPIILNSRQLSEFRPRLSEENVHKEKPLNLSHKEELLYRNHLMVPMAAQDESLMPIGRIADCRLLWDYVYQLLSDSRYEGFIRWEDHESKVFRIVDPNGLARLWGNHKNRTNMTYEKMSRALRHYYKLNIIKKEPGQRLLFRFMKTPDEIVNSRADRLEHLECQEMEEPLYQDEEC; this is translated from the exons ATGTCGGAGGCTTTCGCACAGCGACACATCAAG GAGCGAAACGCATACACGCCTCCCGTCAGCCCTGTGCCGCCGTTCCCCAGCTCCGTGCACGGGGCTGCCTCCGAGTGTAGACGCATGGCAGATGGATCGCACGCTCTCCCTGCTCACCTCA GGTTGCAGCCAGTGTTCTGGAGCAGGCTGGATGTCGGTCAGTGGCTGAAGTGGGCAGAGCAGGAATACTCTCTGCGCCCGATGGACTGCGACATGTTTGAGATGAACGGCAAAGCTCTCTGCCTACTGACCAAAGAGGACTTCAGGTACCGGTGCCCACACTCAG GAGATGTCCTCTATGAATTACTACATCACATCCTGAAACAGCGGGGATCGCCTGTTTGGTACCCACCGTTTCTGCAGCCAGGGAACACCTCACACAATCCACCGGGGGTCATCCTTCATAATCACTTGGAAA CTGCAGGTGTGGTGCACAGGAACTTGCGGCCCTTGGAGCACATCAGCCTCCGGTCCCAGTCTTCCGTGGAGCCGTCACAGAGATTGCTTCAGTCGCCGGCACGGAATAACCACCGGCCATCTCCAAAGACGGACCAGGAAAGCTTGCACGGCCTCCTGCCGCCAATGGACAGAAACCAGACGCCCAGGTCTCAGGTGGAGAACATGCACGGCTCCCCGCCAGACATGGAGCAAAGACTTTCCATTTCCCCAGTGGACGAGAACCATTGCCCCTTGGGCAACGAGCAGATCCTGCATCCTCAGCATGCTGATGGCTCGCCGCAGGACAACTCTCGCATTGTCCAGTTAATTTCCACTTCTATGATGAACCCCATTATCCTGAACAGCCGGCAGCTCTCGGAGTTCAGGCCCAGACTGTCCGAGGAGAACGTGCACAAGGAGAAGCCGTTAAACCTCTCCCATAAGGAGGAGCTGCTGTACAGGAACCATCTCATGGTGCCCATGGCAGCTCAGGACGAGTCACTCATGCCCATAGGAAGGATTGCAG ACTGCAGGCTCCTGTGGGACTACGTCTACCAGCTGCTGTCTGACAGCAGATACGAAGGGTTCATCCGATGGGAGGACCACGAGTCAAAGGTTTTCCGAATCGTGGATCCCAATGGCCTTGCCCGTCTGTGGGGAAACCACAAG AACAGAACAAACATGACGTATGAGAAAATGTCAAGAGCTCTTCGCCATTACTACAAACTCAACATCATCAAGAAGGAGCCTGGTCAGCGGCTCCTGTTCAG GTTTATGAAGACGCCGGATGAGATTGTGAACAGCCGTGCAGATCGCTTGGAGCACCTGGAGTGCCAGGAAATGGAGGAGCCTCTGTACCAGGATGAGGAGTGCTGA
- the etv6 gene encoding transcription factor ETV6 isoform X1 gives MSEAFAQRHIKQERNAYTPPVSPVPPFPSSVHGAASECRRMADGSHALPAHLRLQPVFWSRLDVGQWLKWAEQEYSLRPMDCDMFEMNGKALCLLTKEDFRYRCPHSGDVLYELLHHILKQRGSPVWYPPFLQPGNTSHNPPGVILHNHLETAGVVHRNLRPLEHISLRSQSSVEPSQRLLQSPARNNHRPSPKTDQESLHGLLPPMDRNQTPRSQVENMHGSPPDMEQRLSISPVDENHCPLGNEQILHPQHADGSPQDNSRIVQLISTSMMNPIILNSRQLSEFRPRLSEENVHKEKPLNLSHKEELLYRNHLMVPMAAQDESLMPIGRIADCRLLWDYVYQLLSDSRYEGFIRWEDHESKVFRIVDPNGLARLWGNHKNRTNMTYEKMSRALRHYYKLNIIKKEPGQRLLFRFMKTPDEIVNSRADRLEHLECQEMEEPLYQDEEC, from the exons ATGTCGGAGGCTTTCGCACAGCGACACATCAAG CAGGAGCGAAACGCATACACGCCTCCCGTCAGCCCTGTGCCGCCGTTCCCCAGCTCCGTGCACGGGGCTGCCTCCGAGTGTAGACGCATGGCAGATGGATCGCACGCTCTCCCTGCTCACCTCA GGTTGCAGCCAGTGTTCTGGAGCAGGCTGGATGTCGGTCAGTGGCTGAAGTGGGCAGAGCAGGAATACTCTCTGCGCCCGATGGACTGCGACATGTTTGAGATGAACGGCAAAGCTCTCTGCCTACTGACCAAAGAGGACTTCAGGTACCGGTGCCCACACTCAG GAGATGTCCTCTATGAATTACTACATCACATCCTGAAACAGCGGGGATCGCCTGTTTGGTACCCACCGTTTCTGCAGCCAGGGAACACCTCACACAATCCACCGGGGGTCATCCTTCATAATCACTTGGAAA CTGCAGGTGTGGTGCACAGGAACTTGCGGCCCTTGGAGCACATCAGCCTCCGGTCCCAGTCTTCCGTGGAGCCGTCACAGAGATTGCTTCAGTCGCCGGCACGGAATAACCACCGGCCATCTCCAAAGACGGACCAGGAAAGCTTGCACGGCCTCCTGCCGCCAATGGACAGAAACCAGACGCCCAGGTCTCAGGTGGAGAACATGCACGGCTCCCCGCCAGACATGGAGCAAAGACTTTCCATTTCCCCAGTGGACGAGAACCATTGCCCCTTGGGCAACGAGCAGATCCTGCATCCTCAGCATGCTGATGGCTCGCCGCAGGACAACTCTCGCATTGTCCAGTTAATTTCCACTTCTATGATGAACCCCATTATCCTGAACAGCCGGCAGCTCTCGGAGTTCAGGCCCAGACTGTCCGAGGAGAACGTGCACAAGGAGAAGCCGTTAAACCTCTCCCATAAGGAGGAGCTGCTGTACAGGAACCATCTCATGGTGCCCATGGCAGCTCAGGACGAGTCACTCATGCCCATAGGAAGGATTGCAG ACTGCAGGCTCCTGTGGGACTACGTCTACCAGCTGCTGTCTGACAGCAGATACGAAGGGTTCATCCGATGGGAGGACCACGAGTCAAAGGTTTTCCGAATCGTGGATCCCAATGGCCTTGCCCGTCTGTGGGGAAACCACAAG AACAGAACAAACATGACGTATGAGAAAATGTCAAGAGCTCTTCGCCATTACTACAAACTCAACATCATCAAGAAGGAGCCTGGTCAGCGGCTCCTGTTCAG GTTTATGAAGACGCCGGATGAGATTGTGAACAGCCGTGCAGATCGCTTGGAGCACCTGGAGTGCCAGGAAATGGAGGAGCCTCTGTACCAGGATGAGGAGTGCTGA
- the pex26 gene encoding peroxisome assembly protein 26, which yields MKRSGPLVLGRWRPCAREPALCPGLVWLERAADLLQVQRNLAGALAACERGLEWLDRQPGGSAPRAADIRSSLCTMGLQALAERRQWRRAWDWLLQQYGSPDRIPAALLQLCIILYSKAGEPGQIQQAVSSWLKSKASTSAPGSVGLVFELYILHVLLPLGLYAEAEKEIKDTTLLTEQQKESVLEVVLRKRPKLLEQELAESRSQVPAECSERRQSAQYTLRHMFRLIQQVVELCRRSLRLVSLRKLLLAVFVAYLLVIRLDPASPVTFSCLTSVRLFLKSTWDIMFSPYYKTRLGQ from the exons ATGAAGCGGAGCGGGCCGCTGGTGCTGGGCCGATGGAGGCCCTGCGCCCGGGAGCCGGCCCTTTGCCCGGGCCTGGTGTGGCTGGAGCGGGCGGCCGACCTGCTGCAGGTGCAGCGCAACTTGGCGGGGGCGCTGGCGGCCTGCGAGCGCGGCCTGGAGTGGCTGGACCGGCAGCCGGGCGGCAG TGCGCCCCGAGCCGCCGACATCAGGTCGTCCCTGTGCACCATGGGGCTGCAGGCGCTGGCCGAGCGACGGCAGTGGCGCCGGGCCTGGGACTGGCTGCTGCAACAGTACGGCAGCCCCGACCGAATCCCCGCCGCTCTCCTCCAGCTCTG CATCATCCTATACAGCAAGGCTGGAGAGCCTGGCCAAATACAGCAGGCCGTCAGCAGCTGGCTTAAGAGCAAGGCCAGCACAAGTGCCCCAGGAAGTGTGGGTCTGGTGTTTGAGTTGTATATACTGCATGTGCTGCTGCCACTTGGTCTTTATGCAGAAGCGGAGAAGGAGATCAAGGATACCACATTATTGACGGAGCAACAGAAGGAATCGGTGCTGGAAGTTGTTTTGCGAAAGAGacccaaactgctggagcaagAATTGGCGGAGAGCAGGAGccaggttccagcagaatgcagcGAACGCAGACAATCTG CACAATACACACTACGCCATATGTTCCGGTTAATTCAGCAAGTGGTGGAGTTGTGTCGTAGAAGTCTGCGTTTGGTTTCTCTTCGCAAGCTGCTTCTGGCCGTGTTCGTAGCCTATCTGCTGGTCATCAGGCTGGACCCTG CCTCTCCAGTCACCTTTTCCTGTTTAACCAGTGTACGACTCTTCCTCAAGTCGACATGGGACATTATGTTCTCTCCTTACTACAAGACAAGGCTTGGCCAGTGA